The Halopseudomonas sabulinigri genome window below encodes:
- a CDS encoding alpha/beta hydrolase family protein, which produces MFKLKKTALIGLAISTLALGGCLSSGGGGDDEEARIREQQKRIDADFFVPVEETAADFTAYKDEAPYNTTDRWVGVLDGAAYRVEVPENWNGYLVMYAHGFRGQGSTLTVDNAPMREYLLDNGYAWAASSYSTNYYDVRAGVEDTNALALAFTDIAAENGRTLATPTKYYITGVSMGGHITAAAIEKETKETANNVVNYAAAAPMCGVVGDVELFNYFAGYTISMAAHAGVPIDDFPLTADQAASKLATARSVLWDDFANDPSPDGLTADGELLYETLKNLSGGERPIYREAFEEWQLLLQSFAGSDGTVDGILLDSVVDTNGLTYRYETELGEPLTTDEINFNSMIVKADPVPGANDLRDDGLRWIPTIKGDFDVPVVTVHTTGDLFVPFVMEQIYRQRAIENGNDDLLVQRAVRSPGHCEFTAAEVTATFDAMIQWEQNGIKPTGEDDDILDPAKVADDNFGCTYTINDVVNRPSNYLIRYDLPACEPAVPVL; this is translated from the coding sequence ATGTTTAAGCTTAAGAAAACCGCGCTGATCGGTCTCGCCATCAGCACACTCGCGCTTGGTGGATGTCTCAGCAGTGGTGGTGGCGGAGATGACGAGGAGGCCCGTATAAGAGAGCAGCAGAAGCGCATAGACGCGGATTTCTTCGTGCCCGTGGAAGAAACAGCAGCAGACTTCACCGCCTACAAAGACGAAGCACCTTACAACACCACAGATCGCTGGGTTGGCGTGCTGGACGGCGCAGCGTATCGTGTCGAAGTTCCCGAAAACTGGAACGGCTATCTGGTGATGTACGCCCACGGTTTCCGCGGTCAGGGCTCGACACTGACGGTCGATAACGCACCCATGCGTGAGTACCTGCTCGACAACGGCTATGCCTGGGCCGCCTCCAGTTACAGCACCAACTACTATGACGTGCGAGCGGGCGTAGAGGATACCAATGCGCTGGCACTCGCGTTCACCGACATTGCCGCCGAAAATGGCCGTACGCTGGCCACCCCGACCAAGTACTACATTACGGGCGTTTCCATGGGTGGGCATATCACCGCGGCGGCCATTGAGAAAGAAACCAAGGAAACAGCAAACAACGTGGTGAACTATGCCGCTGCAGCTCCCATGTGCGGCGTGGTGGGCGATGTTGAGCTGTTCAACTATTTCGCCGGCTATACCATTTCCATGGCAGCTCACGCAGGAGTTCCAATTGATGATTTCCCGCTGACTGCAGACCAAGCCGCGAGCAAGCTTGCTACCGCCCGCAGCGTATTGTGGGATGATTTTGCCAATGATCCGTCACCCGATGGCCTCACGGCCGATGGCGAGCTACTTTACGAAACACTGAAAAATCTCAGCGGTGGTGAGCGCCCAATCTACCGAGAAGCCTTCGAGGAGTGGCAGCTACTGCTTCAGAGTTTTGCGGGTTCTGACGGCACCGTCGATGGCATATTGCTGGACAGCGTCGTTGACACTAATGGCCTGACCTACCGCTATGAGACTGAGCTGGGGGAGCCGTTAACAACAGACGAGATCAACTTCAACAGCATGATCGTGAAAGCGGATCCAGTCCCCGGCGCCAACGATCTGCGGGATGACGGACTTCGCTGGATTCCAACGATAAAAGGCGACTTTGACGTTCCCGTGGTAACGGTTCATACGACCGGCGACCTTTTTGTCCCCTTCGTCATGGAGCAGATCTATCGGCAGCGAGCTATTGAGAACGGCAATGATGATTTGCTGGTACAACGCGCAGTACGCTCTCCAGGGCATTGTGAGTTCACAGCAGCTGAGGTCACCGCTACCTTTGATGCCATGATTCAATGGGAACAGAACGGGATCAAGCCAACTGGCGAAGACGATGACATATTGGATCCGGCCAAAGTCGCCGATGATAACTTTGGCTGCACCTACACCATCAATGATGTGGTTAACCGTCCCTCAAACTATCTGATTCGCTACGATCTTCCCGCTTGCGAACCCGCTGTACCGGTACTTTAA
- the gspC gene encoding type II secretion system protein GspC, with amino-acid sequence MPLVARFSSDAVVRLVTGILVLFSAWLLAHLTWMLIEPDSVLPPPASLGYPTSGNDVAGQPGFRELAVLSVLGRAPAADGPVVVNAPDTKLSWTLKGVLSDPDPKRSAAILSTQGQPEKLYRVGAELPGQVRLDQVLADRVMLVRDGQLETLRLKQHDAAAGRSPARRAALPTTDSNVTLAPDGGVARIDRDAWLNDPQRFMEVISATPVMVDGAMYGLEVTPSRNAREFEAAGLKPGDVITDVDGTPIADIEDYRDILKGLTDASSVAVSLERDGEPMNITITMD; translated from the coding sequence ATGCCCTTGGTTGCTCGCTTTTCATCAGACGCGGTCGTCCGATTGGTGACGGGTATTCTGGTGCTGTTCAGCGCATGGTTGCTGGCCCACTTGACCTGGATGCTGATTGAGCCTGACAGCGTACTGCCTCCGCCTGCATCGCTCGGTTATCCCACCTCGGGCAATGATGTTGCTGGCCAGCCCGGCTTTCGTGAGCTTGCCGTCCTATCCGTGCTCGGCCGCGCGCCTGCAGCGGACGGCCCGGTGGTGGTCAATGCACCTGACACCAAGCTGAGCTGGACTCTCAAGGGCGTATTGTCCGATCCCGACCCCAAACGCAGCGCCGCGATACTCTCCACCCAAGGTCAGCCTGAGAAGCTCTATCGCGTTGGCGCTGAGCTGCCCGGGCAGGTACGACTCGATCAGGTGCTGGCCGACCGCGTGATGCTGGTTCGTGACGGGCAACTGGAAACCCTGCGACTCAAGCAGCACGACGCTGCTGCCGGTCGTTCGCCCGCGCGCCGTGCCGCACTGCCCACCACCGACTCCAATGTCACCCTGGCACCGGACGGCGGCGTTGCCCGTATTGATCGCGACGCCTGGTTGAATGATCCGCAACGCTTTATGGAAGTCATCAGCGCCACGCCGGTAATGGTAGATGGCGCCATGTATGGCCTGGAAGTGACCCCTTCACGCAACGCTCGCGAGTTTGAGGCTGCCGGCCTCAAACCCGGCGATGTGATTACCGATGTTGACGGCACACCAATCGCCGACATCGAGGACTATCGCGACATTCTCAAGGGTTTGACCGATGCCAGTTCGGTAGCGGTTTCTCTGGAGCGCGACGGTGAGCCCATGAACATAACGATAACGATGGATTGA
- the tatB gene encoding Sec-independent protein translocase protein TatB → MFGNGMTEWLLVLVVGLLVLGPERLPAVVRSAGRLLGRAKGMLAQVQRELEDSLPADELKQASDNVKMLRTSNVKKLVRRVVVDELTEVERKQG, encoded by the coding sequence ATGTTCGGCAACGGGATGACCGAGTGGCTGTTGGTACTGGTGGTCGGCCTGCTGGTGCTGGGGCCTGAGCGCCTGCCTGCGGTAGTGCGTTCGGCGGGTCGGCTGCTGGGGCGCGCCAAGGGTATGCTGGCGCAGGTGCAGCGTGAGCTGGAAGACTCGCTGCCCGCTGATGAGCTCAAACAGGCCTCGGACAACGTCAAAATGCTGCGCACCAGCAATGTGAAAAAGCTGGTGCGCAGGGTTGTGGTGGATGAACTTACCGAGGTTGAAAGAAAGCAGGGCTGA
- a CDS encoding carboxylesterase/lipase family protein, whose translation MLKPDTATFPLRAAWLALALAPMLTLSGCLDGDSDNDDPSTGTFVDSPVSGLDYQGPEVGSAQTNAEGKFNYFPGETISFAIGDLPLGSATGADELTPLGIIEGASDASDTRVSNMLVLLQSLDADGDLNNGIQITQQISDEVSFSAASLDLSQPAADFRASLAAVLDTLETAGAFSDTDPRARSVMATADALAHFTRATGERLVVSTEAGDLRGFAANEDTWQFLGVPYAKPPLGELRWTPPQPLEPWDGVREAVSWADQSAQDTALEAVNEGGMSEDSLYLNITAPKDADNLPVMVWFHGGSFAILSANSSQYNNPEGLTEKGVVLVTVNHRLGPFGYIAHPLLTAESGYNGSGNYGQMDLVMALEWVRENIEAFGGNPGNVTIFGQSGGGGKVYSLMNSPQATGLFHKAIVQSGVAPLDEVGGPEVSLAESEAIGSALFARAGVSTLEAARALPWTALVKADQDNSIPRQTYRPNADNYYQPNTYYENVVNGMPSDVPLMSGVTSGDYTTLRAALPIWLAQRSAQYQSEQFIYKFSRVPPGWSEMGLASCHGCELPYLFNYPAAMVQNYLLGLVLTPQGTRPVIGDLNGNGVTGTQGDPADVFASMRYGATDVAIADQTMTLWTNFAKTGNPSTEQLDWPAFTLDNDTFVEIGPDAEATVETGLAESIQ comes from the coding sequence ATGCTCAAACCCGATACTGCCACGTTTCCTCTGCGCGCCGCCTGGCTTGCCCTGGCGTTGGCGCCCATGCTGACCCTGAGTGGTTGCCTGGACGGCGACTCTGACAACGATGACCCGTCCACCGGCACCTTTGTAGACAGCCCGGTGTCCGGCCTGGATTATCAGGGCCCAGAAGTCGGCTCTGCGCAAACCAATGCCGAGGGAAAATTCAACTACTTCCCTGGCGAGACCATCAGCTTTGCCATCGGTGATCTGCCGCTGGGATCGGCTACCGGCGCTGACGAACTGACACCGTTGGGCATCATCGAAGGTGCCAGTGATGCCAGTGATACGCGCGTCAGTAACATGTTGGTGCTGCTGCAGAGCCTGGATGCCGATGGCGACCTGAACAATGGCATTCAGATTACCCAGCAGATCAGTGATGAGGTGTCCTTTAGCGCTGCGAGCCTGGACCTCAGCCAGCCCGCGGCTGACTTCCGCGCCAGCCTGGCCGCGGTGCTGGATACCCTGGAAACCGCGGGTGCCTTCAGCGATACCGATCCGCGTGCCCGCAGCGTCATGGCGACCGCGGATGCGCTGGCGCACTTCACTCGTGCTACCGGCGAGCGTCTGGTGGTCAGTACCGAGGCCGGCGACCTGCGCGGCTTTGCGGCGAACGAGGATACCTGGCAATTTCTCGGCGTGCCCTATGCCAAGCCACCGCTCGGTGAGCTGCGCTGGACGCCGCCGCAGCCGCTGGAACCCTGGGATGGTGTGAGGGAGGCTGTTTCCTGGGCCGACCAGTCCGCGCAGGACACGGCGCTGGAAGCGGTCAACGAAGGCGGCATGAGCGAGGACTCGCTGTACCTGAATATCACCGCGCCCAAGGATGCCGACAACCTGCCGGTGATGGTCTGGTTCCATGGCGGCTCCTTTGCCATCCTGTCGGCCAATTCCAGCCAGTACAACAACCCGGAAGGGCTGACCGAGAAGGGCGTGGTACTGGTGACCGTCAACCACCGTCTTGGGCCCTTTGGTTATATCGCCCACCCGCTGCTGACGGCCGAAAGCGGTTACAACGGCTCCGGCAACTACGGCCAGATGGACCTGGTGATGGCGCTGGAGTGGGTGCGCGAAAACATCGAGGCCTTTGGCGGCAACCCGGGCAATGTGACCATCTTTGGTCAGTCCGGCGGCGGCGGCAAGGTCTACTCGCTGATGAACTCGCCGCAGGCGACCGGCCTGTTTCACAAGGCAATCGTACAGAGCGGCGTGGCACCGCTGGATGAGGTAGGCGGCCCTGAGGTCTCTCTGGCCGAATCCGAAGCCATTGGTAGTGCGCTCTTTGCACGGGCGGGCGTCAGCACGTTGGAAGCGGCGCGCGCGCTGCCCTGGACGGCGTTGGTCAAGGCCGACCAGGACAACAGCATCCCGCGGCAGACCTATCGCCCCAACGCCGACAACTACTATCAGCCCAATACCTACTATGAGAACGTGGTCAACGGGATGCCGAGTGATGTGCCGCTGATGTCCGGTGTGACCTCGGGTGACTACACCACACTCCGTGCGGCCTTGCCGATCTGGCTGGCGCAGCGCTCGGCGCAGTACCAATCGGAGCAGTTCATCTACAAGTTCAGCCGCGTGCCACCGGGCTGGAGCGAGATGGGGCTGGCCAGCTGTCACGGCTGTGAGCTGCCGTATCTGTTCAATTACCCCGCGGCCATGGTGCAAAACTACCTGCTAGGGCTGGTACTCACGCCTCAGGGCACGCGTCCGGTCATTGGTGATTTGAACGGCAATGGCGTCACAGGTACCCAAGGAGACCCGGCGGATGTATTTGCCTCGATGCGCTACGGTGCAACCGATGTGGCTATCGCCGATCAGACCATGACCCTGTGGACCAACTTCGCAAAAACCGGCAACCCCAGTACCGAGCAACTCGACTGGCCAGCCTTTACCCTGGATAACGACACCTTCGTCGAAATCGGACCGGATGCGGAGGCGACAGTGGAAACCGGTCTCGCCGAGTCCATTCAGTAG
- the tatA gene encoding twin-arginine translocase TatA/TatE family subunit, whose protein sequence is MGIGGISVGSLLIVLVIVMLLFGTKRLRHIGSDLGGALSGFRKAVKETEQTQDNLTLDAAGQHTAPRESQQRV, encoded by the coding sequence ATGGGTATTGGTGGAATCAGTGTGGGTTCGTTGTTGATCGTGCTGGTGATCGTGATGCTGCTGTTTGGTACCAAGCGTCTACGTCACATCGGCAGTGATCTGGGTGGCGCGCTGAGCGGCTTTCGCAAAGCGGTAAAGGAAACCGAGCAGACGCAGGACAACCTGACACTCGATGCGGCTGGGCAGCATACAGCGCCGCGCGAGAGCCAGCAGCGCGTCTGA
- a CDS encoding carboxylesterase/lipase family protein: MKASKVPYSLRSAALTASYFAALFSLAGCLGSSGSDDDDARTGVFVDSAVAGLDYQRSSGGTGTTNARGEFSYLGGETLGFAIGDLDLGSAAGADMLTPLSIIEGASGATDQRVSNMLVLLQSLDADGNLNNGIQITEAIREEVSLNAGTLQLDQAPADFRTSLAAVVATLESDGAFSDTDPRARSLVSAAAAQAHFSRATSERLVVSTEAGELSGFAADDNTWQFLGIPYAKPPLGDLRWRAPQQPEAWDGVRDAIAWSDQAAQNPGLQRFGEGGMSEDSLYLNVTAPKDAEDLPVMVWFHGGGFTALTSNTVPFNNPAAVVSKGVVQVSVNHRLGPFGYIAHPELSDESGYQGSGNYGQMDLVMALEWVRDNIDAFGGNPDNVTIFGESGGGRKVLSLMASPKAAGLFHKAISQSGTLYPDTRSLAAAEAIGSDLQANLNAASLEEMREKSWLEVVSAAAALAPYTNVDNNYLPTTERAVFEGDNDNDVPFMFVVNTNDTIDPINTVKEVFPWMAPLKEAPTYATLFSHQPAGWKARGVEAYHAAELAYVFNMPESVVTHYLLGLVIDPATNRSLVIGDLNGNGVAGSAGDTADIFASAGFDETDEVVTERMLTIWTNFAKTGNPSISGEIDYPEYDAETQQYVELSDVAEVKSGIAEEFAD; encoded by the coding sequence ATGAAAGCTTCAAAGGTCCCCTATTCACTGCGCTCGGCGGCATTGACTGCGTCCTACTTCGCTGCGCTGTTCTCGCTTGCGGGCTGCCTCGGGAGCTCTGGCTCCGATGACGACGATGCGCGCACCGGCGTATTTGTCGATAGCGCGGTAGCCGGGCTGGATTATCAGCGCAGCTCCGGCGGCACCGGCACTACCAATGCCAGGGGTGAGTTCAGCTACCTTGGTGGCGAGACGCTCGGTTTTGCCATCGGTGATCTGGATCTGGGTAGCGCTGCCGGCGCAGACATGCTGACACCGCTGAGCATCATCGAAGGCGCCAGTGGGGCGACAGATCAACGGGTCAGCAACATGCTGGTGCTGCTGCAATCGCTGGACGCGGACGGCAACCTGAACAACGGCATCCAGATTACCGAGGCTATCCGCGAAGAGGTCTCGCTGAACGCCGGAACGTTGCAACTGGATCAAGCGCCCGCGGACTTCCGCACCAGCCTGGCGGCGGTCGTGGCTACCCTGGAAAGCGATGGCGCCTTCAGTGATACCGACCCGCGTGCACGCAGCCTGGTCAGCGCCGCGGCGGCGCAGGCTCATTTCAGCCGGGCGACCAGCGAACGTCTGGTGGTCAGCACCGAAGCAGGGGAGCTGAGCGGCTTTGCCGCCGACGATAACACTTGGCAGTTCCTCGGCATCCCCTATGCCAAGCCGCCGTTGGGGGACCTGCGCTGGCGCGCGCCGCAGCAACCGGAAGCCTGGGACGGTGTGCGCGATGCTATCGCCTGGAGCGACCAGGCTGCACAAAATCCCGGCTTGCAGCGCTTTGGCGAAGGCGGCATGAGTGAAGACTCGCTGTACCTGAATGTCACCGCCCCGAAGGACGCCGAAGATCTGCCGGTGATGGTCTGGTTCCACGGCGGTGGCTTTACCGCACTGACCAGCAATACCGTGCCCTTCAACAACCCGGCTGCCGTCGTCAGCAAAGGCGTGGTGCAGGTGTCGGTCAATCATCGGCTCGGGCCCTTCGGCTACATCGCGCATCCTGAGCTGAGTGATGAAAGCGGTTATCAGGGCTCCGGCAACTACGGCCAGATGGACCTGGTGATGGCGCTGGAATGGGTACGCGACAACATTGATGCCTTTGGTGGCAACCCGGACAACGTGACCATCTTTGGTGAGTCCGGTGGCGGCCGTAAGGTGCTGTCGCTGATGGCTTCGCCGAAGGCCGCAGGTCTGTTCCACAAGGCGATCAGCCAAAGTGGCACGCTTTATCCGGATACGCGCAGCCTGGCCGCCGCCGAGGCGATCGGCAGTGATCTGCAGGCCAACCTGAACGCCGCTTCGCTGGAGGAGATGCGCGAAAAAAGCTGGCTTGAGGTGGTGTCTGCCGCTGCCGCTCTGGCGCCTTACACCAACGTCGACAACAACTACCTGCCGACCACCGAGCGCGCCGTGTTCGAAGGCGATAACGACAACGACGTGCCCTTCATGTTCGTGGTCAATACCAACGACACCATTGATCCGATCAATACGGTCAAGGAGGTCTTTCCCTGGATGGCGCCGCTGAAGGAAGCGCCCACCTACGCAACCCTGTTCAGTCATCAGCCAGCCGGTTGGAAAGCCCGCGGTGTAGAGGCTTATCACGCGGCAGAACTGGCCTATGTGTTCAACATGCCGGAAAGCGTAGTGACCCATTACCTGCTGGGGCTGGTGATTGATCCGGCGACCAACAGGTCCCTGGTGATTGGTGACCTGAACGGTAACGGCGTTGCTGGTTCTGCGGGCGATACGGCAGACATCTTTGCTTCAGCCGGCTTTGATGAAACGGACGAGGTGGTTACCGAGCGCATGCTGACCATCTGGACCAACTTCGCCAAGACCGGTAACCCGAGCATCAGCGGTGAAATCGACTACCCCGAATACGACGCCGAGACTCAGCAGTACGTGGAGCTGAGCGACGTCGCCGAGGTCAAGTCCGGCATCGCCGAAGAGTTTGCAGACTGA
- a CDS encoding PhoX family protein, translating to MSNVQNDQLVIIDHGEGDEPLSTRKMNPLFSSILEARLARRQVLKGSAGAAALGFFGLGLAGCNSDSDDDDDETEAPAELLGFSAVAVNSADTITVPEGYSYQVLIPWGTPIMGGIAAFARDNTGADQAGQIGSHHDGMHFYGIDGSSVDGLLVLNHEYVEPRLMHQSAVGLSLNSSALPTFAGTRPADEVRKELNAHGVSVVRVIKGSDNQWKVQYDVLNRRITGLTPMEIQGPVRGTDFVKTLYSPNGTMTRGTLNNCGNGYTPWNTYMAAEENWAGYFTNKGDNPREHARYGVGSGTGRYAWELAEGGADEFVRFDASIKGADATEDYRNEPVCFGWMVEIDPFDPDSNPKKRTAMGRFGHEGVVFAPAEEGKPVVCYSGDDSRFEYIYKFVTADNYSAATASGDLLDEGTLYVAKFNDDGSGEWLPLVYGQNGLHETNGFTSQADVLVNTRLAADFMGATPMDRPEWGAVDPANGDVYFTLTNNSNRSDANLNEANPRAANQHGHIIRWSETDGEQAATTFAWDIFLFGGDSGESGVDNNIGYDPNGDKLTADNILSSPDGLWIDPDSRVWIQMDSGWDDPFGNCAMLVADPKTGTLKRFLVGPIDQEITGITMSPDQKTLFINVQHPGEGTSAADFAAGNFSSNWPDNTAGAYPRSATVVVWKDDGGVVGS from the coding sequence ATGTCCAACGTGCAAAACGATCAGCTGGTAATCATTGATCACGGTGAGGGTGATGAGCCGCTGAGCACTCGTAAGATGAACCCGCTGTTTTCCAGCATTCTTGAGGCCCGGCTGGCACGTCGCCAAGTGCTCAAAGGCAGTGCCGGCGCCGCCGCGTTGGGCTTCTTTGGTTTGGGTCTGGCTGGCTGCAACAGCGACTCGGATGATGACGATGATGAAACCGAAGCACCGGCAGAGCTGCTCGGTTTCAGCGCTGTGGCGGTCAACAGTGCAGACACCATTACTGTCCCGGAAGGCTACAGCTACCAGGTGCTGATTCCCTGGGGCACGCCGATCATGGGTGGCATTGCGGCCTTTGCGCGTGACAACACCGGTGCCGATCAGGCCGGCCAGATCGGCTCGCACCACGATGGCATGCACTTCTATGGCATTGATGGCAGCTCTGTAGACGGCCTGCTCGTGCTGAACCACGAATACGTTGAGCCGCGTTTGATGCACCAGTCCGCCGTTGGCCTGAGCTTGAACAGCAGCGCGTTGCCCACCTTCGCGGGTACCCGCCCGGCAGACGAAGTGCGCAAGGAACTGAATGCACACGGTGTTTCCGTGGTGCGCGTCATCAAGGGCAGCGATAACCAGTGGAAGGTGCAGTACGACGTACTGAACCGCCGTATCACGGGTCTGACGCCGATGGAAATCCAGGGTCCGGTCCGCGGCACTGATTTCGTCAAGACGCTCTATAGCCCCAACGGCACCATGACCCGCGGTACGCTGAATAACTGCGGTAACGGTTATACGCCCTGGAACACCTACATGGCTGCCGAGGAAAACTGGGCCGGTTACTTTACCAACAAGGGCGACAACCCGCGTGAGCACGCGCGTTATGGCGTTGGCAGCGGTACTGGCCGTTATGCCTGGGAGTTGGCCGAGGGCGGCGCTGATGAGTTCGTCCGTTTCGATGCCAGCATCAAGGGCGCCGACGCGACCGAGGATTACCGCAACGAGCCAGTCTGTTTCGGCTGGATGGTCGAAATTGATCCGTTCGATCCCGACAGCAACCCGAAAAAACGCACCGCCATGGGCCGCTTTGGGCACGAGGGCGTAGTCTTTGCACCGGCCGAAGAAGGCAAGCCGGTCGTCTGCTATTCCGGCGATGACTCGCGTTTCGAGTACATCTACAAGTTCGTTACTGCTGACAACTACAGCGCTGCCACGGCAAGCGGCGACCTGCTGGACGAAGGCACGCTGTATGTTGCCAAGTTCAATGACGACGGCAGCGGTGAGTGGCTGCCGCTGGTGTACGGCCAGAACGGTCTGCATGAGACCAATGGCTTCACCAGCCAGGCTGACGTACTGGTCAACACCCGTCTGGCAGCTGACTTTATGGGCGCCACGCCGATGGACCGTCCGGAGTGGGGCGCAGTTGACCCTGCCAACGGTGATGTTTACTTCACCCTGACCAACAACTCCAACCGTTCGGATGCCAACCTCAATGAGGCCAACCCGCGCGCAGCCAACCAGCATGGCCACATCATTCGCTGGTCCGAGACCGACGGTGAGCAGGCGGCCACTACGTTTGCCTGGGACATCTTCCTGTTCGGCGGCGACAGCGGCGAAAGCGGTGTGGACAACAACATCGGCTACGATCCGAATGGCGACAAGCTGACCGCAGACAACATCCTCAGCTCGCCGGACGGCCTGTGGATCGACCCGGACAGCCGGGTCTGGATTCAGATGGACAGCGGCTGGGACGACCCCTTCGGCAACTGCGCCATGCTGGTTGCCGATCCCAAGACCGGTACCCTCAAGCGCTTCCTGGTTGGCCCGATCGATCAGGAGATCACCGGTATCACCATGTCTCCGGACCAGAAGACGCTGTTCATCAACGTCCAGCATCCGGGCGAAGGTACCAGCGCCGCTGACTTTGCGGCCGGCAACTTCAGCAGCAACTGGCCGGACAACACCGCAGGTGCCTATCCACGTTCTGCCACTGTGGTGGTGTGGAAGGATGACGGCGGTGTGGTCGGTAGCTGA